Below is a window of Veillonella rodentium DNA.
TTTGACTATTCCGCAATTAACAGAGGAACGCCGTAAAGAAATCGTCAAGGTGGTTCATAAAAAAGCGGAAGATGCTAAAATTGCGGTTCGCAATATTCGCCGCGATGTGAATGATGCATTGAAGAAGGAAGAAAAAGCTAAAACGATTACCGAAGATGATGTTAAAGACGGATTAGATCAGATTCAAAAACTAACAGATTCTAAAATCAAACAGATTGATGAATTAAAAGCAGTGAAAGAAAAGGATGTATTAGAAGTATAATGTGCAATTCTAATACCCTTATTGGGATGCCATGGCAGCTTGCAAAGTCTCGTTTGCAGGCTGCCCATATTCCTTTTAAGGTGATGATTGGAGCATCCTTCAACCGATATTTTGAAATCGCTAACGAAGGATTGTATGTAGCACGTATTACCGGAGTTGATGAGTGTTTACATGTATTAGTGTATAGACCAATGATTGCTTCCGACTTTGGACGTTCTATCGAGGTAGACTATGCTAAAGAAAATATTTAACCGTAATCAGCCTTCCACATCTGACATTGATAATAATGCTATACCGAAACATGTTGCTATTATTATGGACGGAAACGGCCGCTGGGCGAAACGCAGAGGTATGCCACGTTCTATGGGACATAAGGCGGGTGCCGATGTATTAAAGGAAATTGTTATCGCTGCTGATGAACTGGGCATCAAGGCGCTTACCGTATACGGTTTTTCTACGGAGAACTGGAAACGGCCTGAACAGGAAGTTTCTCTTTTGATGTCTTTGATAAAAGAATATTTAAATAAAAACGTGAAATATATGCATGAGCATAATGTCCGTATCCGATTTATCGGGTTTATAGGCGGACTTTCACAAGAATTACAATCCATCATTGAGGATGCAGAACAATTAACGAAGAATAATACAGGGCTCACCTTGCAGTTGGCAATTAATTATGGTGGACGTGATGAAATAGTGAGAACCATATGTGATATTTCCGAATCTGTTGCTAATGGTTCTATTCGTATTGATGATATTACGGAGAATTATGTCAGTGAACATTTGTTTACGAAGGAGTTTAGCGATGTGGATCTTCTGATTCGTCCTAGCGGTGATTATAGAATCAGCAATTTTCTCTTATGGCAGATTGCCTATGCGGAGTTCTGGTTTACAGATTTACATTGGCCTGATTTTACAAAGGATACATTGATTGAAGCTGTAATTGCATATCAGAAACGGGAACGCCGATTTGGCGGCTTATATGAGGAGTAGAAATGTTAAAAACACGCGTTATAACTGCTGTTATAGGGTTTATCATTGCTCTTGGGGCCATTACAATAGGCGGCTCTGTTTATGATACACTTATCACGATATTGGCACTTTTGGGGTGGCGTGAATTTGTCTTGTTAGGTAAAGCTAAACATGTGCGTATGTCTATTATATGGGGATACGCGAGTGTGCTATTGATTATGATTGCATTGGCTACACAGATGTATGTATTGGCTGGTGCCATAATTGTGTTGGGCTTATTCGCTAATTATATGTTGTGTACCTTCGGTGAAAGTAAATATACCATGTCGAGCGTATCGTACAGCGTCTTCGGTTTACTTTATGTAGTAATCGGTATGGCGTCGTTACTAATTATTCGCCATGACTCGGTATACATGTCATTACCTATGCCTTTTGAA
It encodes the following:
- a CDS encoding isoprenyl transferase — encoded protein: MLKKIFNRNQPSTSDIDNNAIPKHVAIIMDGNGRWAKRRGMPRSMGHKAGADVLKEIVIAADELGIKALTVYGFSTENWKRPEQEVSLLMSLIKEYLNKNVKYMHEHNVRIRFIGFIGGLSQELQSIIEDAEQLTKNNTGLTLQLAINYGGRDEIVRTICDISESVANGSIRIDDITENYVSEHLFTKEFSDVDLLIRPSGDYRISNFLLWQIAYAEFWFTDLHWPDFTKDTLIEAVIAYQKRERRFGGLYEE
- a CDS encoding phosphatidate cytidylyltransferase; translated protein: MLKTRVITAVIGFIIALGAITIGGSVYDTLITILALLGWREFVLLGKAKHVRMSIIWGYASVLLIMIALATQMYVLAGAIIVLGLFANYMLCTFGESKYTMSSVSYSVFGLLYVVIGMASLLIIRHDSVYMSLPMPFELYNWGVIILWLLLFTTWASDTFAYFAGRAFGKHKIVPTISPNKTLEGFIGGFIGCIVTGAVFSYIVGIPFWFGIHVGMICGILAPLGDLFESKLKRLCNVKDSGTLLPGHGGVLDRFDSLLFTAPAILIYVLMLS